The following proteins come from a genomic window of bacterium:
- a CDS encoding sigma 54-interacting transcriptional regulator yields MKKTPDISCIQKSDLLKLIETGKIINSSLDLSEVLEKVLQTACSVLDSEASSVILLEQTSNYLIFKTATGEKAEEIKNVRMKTGQGIAGWVINTEKPAISNKVEEDKRWFREISRIINYPTRSIICAPIQVRKKIIGAIEVINKKSGDFNTKDLSLLMLFSNQAAIAIENAKLHKEAGLEIKNLKSQITKPFKIIGSGPQVQKLFDLIETVSKTESTVLMRGESGTGKELASRLIHSKSERNGYPFTCINCSALPETLLESELFGHEKGAFTGAIARKPGRFEISNKGTVFLDEIGTLSQQIQVKLLRVLQEGEFERVGGTETIKADVRIIAATNENLEKAISEGRFREDLYYRLKVIEIFIPPLRDRKEDIPELVKFFIDEQKKSMGKAINSIEPKAIELLVSYEWPGNVRELKNTIERAMVLGKSDVLRVEDLPSEIKSRNIPLINEFSLKSAEKNHIEKVMKYSHHNKSNAARLLGISRNRLDRKIKEYKMAT; encoded by the coding sequence ATGAAAAAAACGCCGGATATAAGCTGTATTCAGAAAAGCGACCTTTTGAAATTAATAGAAACGGGAAAGATCATTAATTCATCCCTGGATCTTTCCGAAGTGCTGGAAAAAGTTCTGCAAACAGCCTGTTCGGTTTTAGATTCCGAAGCCAGCTCGGTAATACTCCTGGAACAAACTTCAAACTACCTGATCTTTAAAACCGCCACCGGAGAAAAAGCCGAAGAAATCAAAAATGTCAGGATGAAAACCGGACAGGGAATCGCCGGATGGGTGATAAACACCGAAAAACCGGCTATTTCAAATAAAGTCGAAGAGGACAAAAGATGGTTCAGGGAAATAAGCAGGATTATAAATTATCCTACCCGGTCCATAATCTGCGCTCCCATACAGGTGCGGAAAAAAATAATCGGAGCCATAGAAGTAATAAACAAAAAGAGCGGTGATTTCAATACAAAAGACCTATCGCTTTTAATGTTGTTTTCAAACCAGGCGGCAATCGCTATCGAGAATGCAAAACTCCACAAGGAAGCGGGCCTGGAAATAAAAAACCTTAAATCGCAGATTACAAAACCTTTTAAAATCATAGGGAGCGGGCCTCAAGTACAGAAATTATTCGATTTAATAGAAACTGTTTCAAAAACAGAATCGACCGTGTTAATGAGGGGGGAAAGCGGCACGGGCAAAGAGCTTGCTTCAAGGCTGATACATTCGAAAAGCGAAAGAAACGGGTATCCGTTCACATGTATTAACTGTTCGGCGCTGCCGGAAACACTTCTGGAAAGCGAACTTTTCGGACATGAAAAAGGAGCATTTACAGGAGCGATAGCGCGGAAACCCGGCAGATTTGAAATATCCAACAAGGGGACCGTTTTCCTGGATGAAATAGGAACTCTTTCCCAGCAGATACAGGTCAAACTCTTAAGAGTCCTTCAGGAAGGGGAATTCGAAAGAGTAGGAGGCACTGAAACCATAAAAGCCGATGTCAGAATAATCGCCGCAACAAATGAAAATCTGGAAAAAGCCATATCCGAAGGAAGATTCAGGGAAGATTTATACTACAGGTTAAAAGTCATTGAAATATTCATCCCGCCTTTAAGGGACAGAAAAGAAGACATACCCGAATTGGTAAAATTTTTCATTGACGAACAGAAAAAATCAATGGGAAAAGCCATAAATTCGATTGAGCCGAAAGCAATCGAACTCTTAGTTTCCTATGAATGGCCCGGGAACGTCAGAGAATTGAAAAATACAATAGAAAGAGCGATGGTGCTGGGAAAATCGGATGTACTGAGGGTTGAAGACCTTCCCTCCGAGATAAAGAGCAGGAACATCCCCCTTATCAATGAGTTCTCGTTAAAATCGGCCGAAAAAAATCATATTGAAAAAGTCATGAAATATTCCCATCACAATAAAAGCAATGCCGCCAGGCTTCTCGGGATATCCCGGAACCGGCTTGACCGAAAAATCAAAGAATACAAAATGGCAACCTGA
- a CDS encoding DUF3307 domain-containing protein, which translates to MFIFLRLILAHLLADFPFQTSEIYRLKIRNFQGQVLHGMIVAVVSLFILLPFANNIWVWAICFFIGITHAITDWAKVLWTNKQKNGNYFTGFILDQIIHISVNFVVFITPLKTITSANTQSILFNTIYNNNNHIIYAISYVIVTFGLTYFIDTFKMTYFKDTYKSISTKEEIIGLFSRGIILTSIIVPGNFYLFIPLIIAAEMYLVNPMALKNRIADLLLGTAPTIFIGIILRRCLEEISTCGVCGIFNVL; encoded by the coding sequence ATGTTTATTTTTTTAAGATTGATTCTGGCCCATCTGCTGGCTGACTTTCCCTTTCAGACCTCGGAAATTTACAGGCTCAAAATAAGGAATTTTCAGGGCCAGGTCCTGCACGGTATGATAGTAGCTGTCGTTTCGCTTTTCATCCTGCTTCCTTTTGCAAACAATATATGGGTCTGGGCAATATGCTTTTTTATAGGCATTACTCACGCAATAACAGACTGGGCAAAAGTTCTCTGGACTAACAAGCAAAAGAACGGCAACTATTTCACGGGATTTATACTGGATCAGATAATACATATTTCAGTTAACTTTGTCGTTTTTATCACGCCCCTTAAAACAATCACTTCCGCAAACACCCAAAGCATACTGTTCAATACAATCTACAACAACAATAACCATATTATTTATGCCATATCGTATGTAATAGTCACTTTCGGGTTAACTTATTTTATCGATACATTCAAAATGACATATTTCAAGGATACATATAAATCAATAAGCACAAAGGAAGAAATCATAGGACTGTTTTCGAGGGGCATAATTCTGACATCCATTATTGTCCCCGGCAACTTTTATCTTTTTATACCGCTGATTATTGCCGCTGAAATGTATTTAGTGAATCCGATGGCGCTAAAAAACAGGATTGCCGACCTTCTCCTTGGCACAGCGCCGACAATTTTTATCGGCATAATATTGCGCCGCTGCCTGGAAGAAATCTCCACATGCGGGGTTTGCGGCATATTCAATGTCCTTTGA